A segment of the Entomomonas moraniae genome:
AGAAATAGTTGGTTTAAATTGCATAAAACGCCTCAATTACCTATAGAGGATTAGGTATATAAAATCAGAAAATCTACAGTAAAAAATAGAGTCCTAACTTTACTTACATTCAACCCTGTTTGTAAATAGTTTTTAGAAATAAACCCAACTTAATATAAGAAAGATTATTTCAAATAATTACTAATCTGATATTCAAAATAATAGACTAGCGCATTTATACCTTTAGAAAATATAATTGCTACATCAACAAATGAGATCGCAGCATAATACCATTATTCAGACTGGATCTTTAAGTGTTTTTTATAAATATACGCTACAAATAACGTAAAAATGTTACACTTTACACAAATTATATCAAAAGGCTAAATGCATCATGAGATTTCTTTTTCCCACCTGCTGCTTACTATTAACGTCGGCCTGCGTTTATAACCCTCAAACACATAACAATAACGATATCAGTGATGAAAATACGCCTAATAATGCTGATACTACTATTACAAGGTATCAAGAAGGCGACAAAACAATAGAGGAACAACGTATAAAAGGATTTCTTTATTCCGTCAAGGTTATTCCAAAAGAAGGTAAGCCTTACTATTTAATTAATGCTGATGGTGACAATGCAGCATTAAAAAATGCAGGCCCACAGCAAAAAATTCCTTCATGGACTTTATTTAATTGGTAGACTTATGAGATATATCCGCTATCTACTTATTTCTATAACTAGCCTATTATTATGTGGCTGTAGCTATTTTAAGACCACATCACAAAGTGATGTGGCTCCTTTTTATTGGCAACTTCAACAACCAAACTGTAAAGTGGAAACGCAACAAAATAATAATTGCCCAAATATTACTTATAACGGTCTTAATTTTAATAAATTCAAAAAACTAAATACGTTAATAGACAATAAGTTCTTACAAATACTCAATGCAGAAAAAACAACAACATTGGAAGAGTATTTAAAAAATAACCTAGCAAGAGCTAATAATGGTTATCACCTTAATCTTTCTGTGCAGCTAATGTCTGAAAATGATGTACTTATTGTTCTTATGCTGACATTAGAAGAAATACCATCAACAGACCAATATAATGCCCCAAAAGTTAGATTTATAAACTTTGATAAGCATAAACAAAAAGATATTACGTTAAAAGATGCCATCATTACGGATAAAACAGAAAGTTTTTGGTCAACAGCGCAAATTGCTTATAAACAATGGTTAGAAATTCAACAACTCTTAAATAATGAAACCTACCAAAAAGACTGGCCATTTATAAAAACCAATAATGCAGCCCTCCTACCAAAACAATTAATGTTAAAATACAGTGGTAATACTTTGGCACCTTATGCTATGGGGGAACCTACGCTATTTATTCCTTATGAACAGTTACACGAAATTTTAAAACCAGAATACTTACCCCATTAAAAATAAAGGTATAAACAGTGAATCAAACAAATCCTCTTTTAAGTAATTTTGACTTGCCACCTTACTCAAAAATAAAAGCTGAACATGTTGAGCCAGCAGTTGATACTCTTTTAGACACGAATAGGCAAGCAATTAATACCCTGCTAGAACAAACACCTCCGGTACTAACATGGGAAAATACGGTGTTAGCCCTAGATGAAATAGGAGAGAAACTTGGCCGCGCGTGGAGTCCTGTTAGCCACCTGAATGCAGTGATGAATAACGTGGCTTTACGTACAGCCTATGAAGCTTGCCTTCCTAAACTTTCTGAGTATTCGACAGAAATTGGTCAAAACAAACAACTCTTCGAACGCTATAAAGCGTTACAAAATAGTCCGATAGAAAAAAACTTCTCAATTGCACAACAAACAATTCTCAAACATACATTAAGAGACTTTCATTTATCAGGGATCGATCTACCACCAGAACAACAACAACGTTATGGTGAAATCCAAACACTACTTTCTGAGCTTAACAGCAAATTCTCTAATCATGTGTTAGATGCCACTCAAGCATGGACTAAACATGTGACAGATGAGCAAGTATTAAAGGGAGTACCTGATGATGCAAAGTCACAAATGGCAAAAGCGGCGCAAGCAAAAAACTTAACTGGTTGGCTAATTAGTCTTGAGTTCCCTTGTTATTATGCTGTCATTACTTATGCTGATGATAGAAACTTGCGTGAAGAAATCTACCAAGCCTATTGTACTCGCGCATCTAATCAAGGCCCTATAGCTAATCAATTTGACAATGGCCCTGTCATGGAAGAAATATTATCTTTACGCCATGAACTTGCCAAGCTACTGGGTTTTAAAAATTATGCCGAGCTCTCTTTAGCAGACAAGATGGCAGAAACACCTTCTCAAGTATTAAGTTTTTTAAATGACCTCGCGACTCGAAGCAAACCCTTTGCGGAGCAAGACTTAAAAGAACTAAAACAATTTGCAGCAGAGCAAGGTATTAACACTATACAAAGCTGGGATATTAGTTACTTTAGTGAAAAATTAAGAGAAGCTCGCTACAGTGTTTCGGATGAAGCATTACGCGTGTACTTTCCTATTAATAAAGTACTTTCTGGGTTATTTACGATTGTTAAGGCACTCTATGATATCGAAATTTCTGAGTGCTATGATTTTGATACATGGCACCCTAATGTCAGATTATTCGAAATAAAAGAACAAGGAAATACCATTGGCCATTTCTTTTTTGACTTGTATGCCCGTCCTCATAAAAGAGGGGGAGCCTGGATGGATGGCGTACGTGACCGCTATAAAAACAGTCAACAACAAATAGTCACCCCTGTTGCAAATTTAGTTTGTAACTTTATGCCTGCAACAGATGGAAAACCCGCATTACTAACCCATGACGAGGTCACTACGTTATTTCATGAGTTCGGTCATGGGCTCCATCACATGCTGACACGTATTGAATATTCTGGTGCATCAGGAATAAATGGTGTCCCTTGGGATGCTGTGGAATTACCTAGTCAATTTATGGAAAACTGGTGCTGGCAAGAAGAAAGCTTAGCACTTATTTCAGGGCACTACGAAACAGGTGAACCATTACCCAAAGACTTATTACAAAAAATGTTAGCCGCTAAAAACTTTCAAGCAGGCTTTATGATGATAAGGCAGCTTGAGTTCTCTCTATTCGATTTTGAACTGCATACACACTATGATGAAAATCAATCAGTAGAACAAGTGCTTGCCGATGTAAGAAAGCGTGTTTCTGTTATAATCCCACCAAGTTACAATCGTTTTGCTAATAGCTTTTCACATATTTTTGCAGGGGGCTATGCAGCTGGTTACTATAGCTACAAATGGGCAGAATTATTATCAGCAGATGCTTTTTCTCGTTTTGAAGAGGAAGGGATCATGAATCCCCAGACAGGCCGTTTATTTCGTGAAACCATTTTAGCAAAAGGAGGCTCAGAAGAACCAATGGATTTATTTATTGAGTTCCGTGGCCGAAAACCCATGATTGAACCATTATTACGTCACTCTGGTTTTTTACAAGAGATAAATAAATGATAACACCTAAGCGATTTATTGCAGGGGCTATTTGCCCCTCCTGTAAAGAAATTGACAAACTTGTCATGTGGTCAGAAGATAATCTACCTCATAGAGAATGCATGGCCTGCGGCTTCACTGATATTTTTGATGAGCATAAAGAAAAGTCAAACGCCCCTCTCGAGCCGAATACTCGTATCACACCACAGGAGTTCATTGCAAAAAAGGAAAAAATCATTCAATTTTTCCCCAACCCTAAACTGAATAGAAAACCACATTGAATTAATACTATGAAAATAAAGCTTTACCTTAATTTTCATAATACTTCAAGCACTACTAAATATTAATGTATTTCATCATAAACTTAGCATTATTATATTAAAATAGTTAAATTTATAGTGAACCTTATTATCACAAATAGTAAGGTTTATGAATATGGTGCTTATGAGCCTTAAAATATACCATGGAAGTATCAGCTAAAACCTATTTAGAACGTAAAAATAGTTATATAAAATATTATATCGCCTTTGTTTATCTTTTCTTATACAAATCTCAATCTAATTTTGAGACAAAAAAATCACTTTATGATTTACGAATGAGTCTCATGTTTGGTATATTCCCTCGTATGCTTTATAGCTTTTTTTTAACAATTTACTTCGTTAGCAAAAAAGCTATATTAATGATTACAGCAACAGTAGTGTGGTTACTTGCAACTATTATCTTATTATTTATGACTTTACTTAATACAAGTCACAAGATAATTGAGTATACGGTGAGTTGCTAAATTGAAATCTATATTGAAAGGATTACTGCATGTTGTGGTATAGTTGTATTATTGTTACGGCACTGGTTATTTACACTATATTACTCTATGGTTCAACCATTTATGCCTCACTAAACAATACTAATATTTCATCTCCTTTCCTTAGAAAGCTATTTTATGGGCTGTCTTTTACAGCATATAGTAGTGGCTGGATTTATTTAGGGGCACTTGAGTCTGCAGATAATGAACCATGGACTTACTTGCCACTTTTCTTAGGCCCCTTTATAGTTTTTATTTTTTTTCATCGTTTTTTTACTAAAATTCTCGTCATTAGTCATAAAGAAAATATTCCCTCTATCCCTATTTTTTTAGAAAAACGTTATGGTAATTCTAAAGCATTAGCCATTGTCATCACATTGGTGTGCATTATTATTTTTATCCCTTATATTGCCTTGCAATTAAGGGCTGTTATTACTCTACTTTCTGTCACCCTTGAATACGATAGTGACTACTCAATAACTGCCATTAACTATATAGTCCTAGCTGTCACCATATGCCTAGTTTTTTTAATCATTATTATTTCTGGCAGACAAGAAAATCTTGTTCAGAATAAATACAAAAGCTTGTTATTCATTGCATCAATCAGTGCTTTTTTAAAAGTCATCGCATTTATAGTTATTGCTCTTCTCGCTTGCTATCTATTTTATAAGAGCTTCTCGTCTCAAAACTTAGCCATTGATTTTTACTCCATGACTAAATCTATATTTTTTAAAAATTTTAATTTAGCTGAGTTCATATTTCAAACAACAATCTCCATGATGGCTGGTATTTGTATTATTTATCTTTTCCAAACCAATATTGCCAAAGAACAAAAGGTAAAAGATTTTTATGCTGCACGGTGGATATTCTTATTTTATTTATTGATTATTGCGCTTAGTACAATCCCTATTATCATTATTGGTCATTTAATGATTAAAGACATTGGTAATGAGTATTGGCTTATTGTTCTGCCTATATACGAAAAGTCTAGTATATTAATCCTTATAACTGTACTAGGAGGTTTTGCGGCCACAGCTGGTACTACTATTGTTTGCTGTTTTTCTCTATCTCGAATAATAAACCAGACTTTTTTTAGTAACTATTCATTATCGTTGTCTAGCCCCTCTTTCTTTCAACTGCAAACATTTCGTTGGCTATCGATTATTACCATCTTGATGTTAGCGTTCGTTTGTCACTTGTGTCTATCTTATCAAACAACATTAAGCGATATTGGCTGGATATCTTTCGCGGGACTTATTCAACTATTTCCAGCAATGCTGGGAGCACTTTATTGGCGATCGGCTAATAAACAAGGTGTTATCCTCGGTATTTTGCTTGGTATTAGTTTTTGGGCTGCCACATTATTACTTCCATTACTTTTAAAACATGACATTTCACAATTTCCTACGAACTCTATTTTAGAATGGATTGCAGAATTACTCCCATTCCATCTGTCTTACATCACTTTTTGTACCACATTGGCTTTCCTTATCAACTTCACCGTTTTTTTTACATTTTCATTACTATCAAAAAAACGTGTTGTTGAGTATTGGCAGGCCACAAAATTTATTAACCAAAATGGCTACAAGCAAGGCTCAAATGCTTTTGTAGTCACGGTAGAAGACTTACTTCTTATTGCCGCTAGATTTATTGGTGATAAAAAGACGTTAACTCTCTTTGAAAACTTTGCAAGAGAGCAAGAAGTACCATTAGTTTTAAATAATAAAGCAACACCTGAGCTCATTTACTACACAGAGCATTTACTTGCTGAAAAACTCGGAAGCTCAACAGCTAGAGCGATGGTTGGCTCAGCTATTGAAGGTAAAGAAATGCAAATGGAAGATGTCTTATTAATTGCGGATGAGGCTTCTGAAGTTTTGCGTTTTAACCGCTCTTTACTACAGGGCGCATTAGAACATATCGATCAAGGAATTAGTGTTATTGACAAATCGTTACAGCTTGTCTTTTGGAACCAAAGTTACATGGATCTATTCGATTACCCTGAAGATTTTATAACCGCAGGAAAACCTGTTGGTGATATTATTTATTACAATGCCACAAGGGGTATGTGTGGTTCTGGTACCATCGACGAAATCGTCATTAAGCGATTAAAATGGTTATCATTAGGCTCCCCCCATAAATCAGAACGTGTATTTCCAAATGGCCGCGTCATTGAGATCATTGGTAATCCAATGCCAAGTGGTGGATTTGTAACTAGCTTCACTGATATTACCGCCTACCGTGAAGCAGAAAGAAAACTTCAAGAGTCAAATGAGTTGCTAGAACAACGTGTTGATGCAAGAACTAAAGAACTTTCTGAGCTTAATACTGCGCTCATAAAAGCAAAAAGCCATGCTGAACAAGCTAATGAATCAAAAACTCGCTTTTTAGCTGCTGTTAGCCATGATCTAATGCAACCATTAAATGCTGCCAGACTATTTGCATCTTCCCTCTCTCAGGAAGCGCTACCAGCATCGGCAAACTCTCTCATCGATCATTTGGAGCTTTCATTATCTTCTGCTGAAGAGCTTATTTCTGATTTATTAGACATATCTCGCTTAGAAAGTGGGCGCATCGTACCAAAAAATGAGACCGTTTCTTTGGCTATACTATTTGATACCATTAATAAAGAGTTCTCTGCTTTAATACCTGAAGATATTTCATTTAAAGCCCATATTTGCCATGCCTTTGTCAAAACAGATGCTAAGCTACTAAAACGAATATTACAAAATTTCCTAACCAATGCCTTTCGCTATGGGGAAGGACGAGTTATCTTAGGTGCGCGACGCTTAAAAGACCATATCCGTATTGAAGTATGGGATCAAGGACAAGGAATACCTGAGGATAAGCAAAAAATTATTTTTGAAGAATTTAAACGTTTAGACAGCCATCAGACTCGTGCAGAAAAAGGGCTTGGTCTTGGGCTAGCAATCGCTGATGGATTTTGTAAATTATTAAATCATCCAATTGGCGTACGCTCATGGCTAGGAAAAGGTAGTGTCTTCAGCGTTACCGTCCCTATTAGCGCGCCGCCTGTGCCGTCCGTTAATAAAAACGCTGATACTCCAGCCCCATCTATGCCTGTGCCTAATACAACAGCAATCAATATATTGTGTGTTGATAATGAGGAATCTATTTTAATCGGGATGAAAACACTGCTATCTCGTTGGCAATGCAATGTTATGATAGCGAAAGATCAAAAAGAATGCGAAAACATACTTGCTACTGATTTTAAACCACAAATATTACTTATCGACTATCATCTTGATGCCGGCTATACAGGCACAGAACTTATAAGATGGCTACGTGACTACTTAAAGGCCCCTGAACTTCCAGCGATTATTATTAGTGCAGATAACACACCAGAAATAATAGAAAAACTACAACAAGATAAATTAGATTTTATTAAGAAACCCATTAAGCCGGCACAACTAAGAGCTCTTATTAGCCTGCATGTTAACCTAAAATAAAAAAGACATGCTAAACACATATCTTTTTTATAGCAAAATAGTTAATCCTTAATCTTTAGGAAAAGCTAACCGTCTTACATTCGCAATGTTTTCAACAATACGAATCACTTGTGAACTATAACCAAACTCATTGTCATACCATACATACAACACAGCATGATTATCAGTACAAATTGTTGCCGCAGCATCGACAATACCCGCATGGCGAGAGCCAACAAAGTCGCTTGAAACTACTTCTGTAGAATCAATAAAATCTATTTGTCTATTTAACTTAGAATGTAATGCCATATTCCTTAAATAGTCATTTAATGCTTCTCTGGTTGTTGTCTTACCAAGATTTAGATTAAGAATGGCTAAAGAAACGTTAGGGGTAGGTACACGTATAGCATTACCTGTTAATTTTCCTGCCAACTCAGGAAGGGCCTTAGCAGCTGCCGTTGCAGCCCCAGTTTCGGTAATAACCATATTAAGTGCAGCACTACGACCACGACGGCTTCCTTTATGGAAGTTATCAATTAAGTTTTGGTCATTTGTATAGGAATGTACAGTTTCTACGTGGCCATTTTCAATACCAAACTCATCATTAACGACCTTTAATACAGGAACGATGGCATTGGTTGTACAAGAAGCGGCTGAAATAATTTTATCATCTTTGGTAATTAAATTATCATTAACACCATAAACAATATTTTTTAACTTTCCTTTACCTGGGGCTGTTAAAATAACACGTGACACACCTGGGCATTTTAAATGTTGGCCTAAACCCTCTTCATCACGCCATTTACCGGTATTATCAATGACAATCGCATCATTAATACCATACTGAGTATAATCAACAGTGCTAGGGTCACTTGAATAAATAATTTGGATTAAACTACCATTGACAGAAAGTGTATTATTTTTTTCATCTACAATGACAGTGCCTTTAAAAGCTCCATGAACAGAATCTCTGCGTAATAAATTAGCACGTTTCTCTAAATCATCTTCAGAACCTTTACGAACAACAATAGCTCTTAATCTTAAGCCATCACCACTACCTGTTCTTTCAATCATAATACGCGCTAATAGGCGCCCAATACGACCAAAACCATAAAGAACTACATCAGCACCACAATCAGCAGGTTGATCTTCTTGCTTATCAATAATATCAACAAGTTCTTTTCTTAAAAAAGCATCAGGTGTTAAAGACTTTTCATCGCGATACTTAACGGCTAAACGTCCAAGATCAATAGAAGCAGATCCTAAGTTTAACTCAGACATAGCAACCAAAAGTGGATAGGTCTCTTTGACTGAAAGTTCAGCTTCACTTCCAAAACGGTATTGGGTTGAGGCATGAATTTGCAAAATAGAAACAACCGATTGGTTAATTAGGCTCACACCGTAAATAGAAGTAACGACGTGATTCTTACGATATAATTGACCAACTAGCGGGATCATGTTTTCGGCTAATGTTTCACGATCAGTCCACTCAGTAAGACATTTTTGTGATGTTTGTGACACTTACACACCTTCCATTCGTTAATTAGAGGATAAAGGACTGTTCTATTATGCCAAAAAAAAGGCTACTCCATCAATGAAAAGGAATAGCCTTGATGATTATAATTGGTTAAATGATCCAAATAATCCAAATAATGAAGAGTAAAAACAACCATTGTTCCAAATAATAACGGAAACGGTTTCTTTTCTTTAACTCTTTACCACGAGCACGTATTTTATAAAGATACCCAAAAGCTTTATTAATAGCGCCTGTTTTATCCCCTTCTTCATTAGGGGAGGCCGCAGCAGCCACAATATTTTTACCAACCCAATGATTAAACGCTGTAGCCCAACGATATTTCAATGGTCGATCCATATCACAGAAGAAAATAAGACGACGATGATCTGTCATATTTTCAGCATAATGAATATAGGTCTCATCAAAAATAACCCCCTCACCATCACGCCAAGAGTATTTTTCGCCATCAACATCAATAAAACAACGATCATCATTAGGCGTATCTAAACCTAAATGATAGCGTAAAGATCCAGAGTAAGGGTCACGATGAGTCACAAGCCTAGCCCCAGGGGGAAGCTCTGTAAACATAGCGGCTTTAACTGTAGGAATATCCCTTACGAGTGCTGTAGTATAAGGGCATAACTCCATTGCTGATGGGTGGCTATCGCCATACCACTTCAAGTAAAAACGCTTCCATCCTTTACGGAAAAAAGAATTAAATCCTGCATCATCTAACTTATCAGAGCCTTTCACTTTACCAGCTTCTAATAAACGCTCGCCTTCTTCCTTAATTTTTTCCCAGTTTTCTTCAAATACTTTCAGTTCTGGATAAATATCTGTCGAATAAAACGGTTGGCTAGGCAACTTTGACGTTAGATAAATAATAGAATTTAAGGGTGCTAAAAAGGTCGAGTGATCTTTTATTTGACGTGACCATTTATGACGAACACGCCCACGGAAATGCACAAACAACACACTCGCAATAAGCAATCCAATAATGATAATTTTCAATTATTCCACCTACCTATTGTATAAATTTATTGTGATAAGCTTTTTAATACAAATACTTTATTAAAGAAGCACTATAATAACAAGTTAATCTAGTCCTATAAATATGGCGCTAAAAAATAATAGGGATATATAGCCTCAAATCAAACTATACCTCTAACAAAAATGTCACAGGCCCATCATTGATAAGATCAATTTGCATATGCGCACCAAACTGCCCAGTTGCTACAATGTCATATTTCTGTTTAGCTTGGCCTAATAAATAATTAAACAACTGCTCACCTAACAAAGGATCTGCCGCACTTGAAAAACTAGGTCTTAAGCCACTTTTGGTATTAGCTACTAGCGTAAATTGTGATACCAATAATAAACCACCATGAATATCAAGTAGCGATTTATTCATCTTATCATTTTCATCAGAGAAGATTCGATAATTTAATAATTTGTGCAGTAATTTATCAGCTCTATCTGAAGTATCATCTGATTCCACACCGACTAGTGCCAATATACCCGTATTAATTTCACCTATAATAATTTTATCAACAGAAACACTTGCATGTGCGACTCGTTGTATTAATGCTTTCATATAATTTGCCTAAAATTGCGTTAATAACCGATGAGCTATGTTATAGGTGGCTCTAATCAATGCATCGGCGGTACCACGCTCGAAGGCGGAATGCCCTGACTCACCGATAATATTTAACTCACTATTTGGCCACAACTTGTGCAATTGCCAAGCATTATCTAATGGGCAGATAACATCATAACGCCCATGTACAATAACGCCAGGGATATGAGCAATTTTATCCATATCGTTTAGCAACTGATTAGGTTCTAAATGGGCATTATTCATAAAATAATGACATTCAATACGCGCCATTGCTAGTGCTTTTTTAGGTTCTAAAAAAGTATCTGATACTTTAGAGTTAGGCACAAGTGTTATTGTACGCCCTTCCCAACCAGACCAAGCCTTTGCCACCTCAAGCTGAATAGTTTCATCCGTACTTGTTAATCGTTTATAAAATGCTTGGACTAGATCATTGCGCTCATTGATAGGAATAGGAGCAATATAATCCTCCCAGAAATCTGGAAATAGACGACTAGCTCCCTCTTGGTAAAACCATTTAATCTCTGATGGGCGACACAAAAAAATCCCCCTCAAAATTAAACCCAATACTCGATTCGAATGCGCTTGTGCATAAGCTAAAGCCAATGTTGATCCCCAAGACCCACCAAAAACGACCCATTGGTCTATTAAGAGCTTTTGACGAATAACCTCAATATCAGAAACTAAATCCCATGTAGTATTATTTTCCAAACTAGCATAGGGAGTCGATTTCCCACAGCCGCGCTGATCAAATGTAATAATACGATAAATCGTTGGATCAAAAAAGCGTGCACTGTTTTCATCGCATCCCCCGCCTGGGCCCCCATGTAAAAACAATACTGGTAATCCTGTAGGCGAACCACTTTCCTCTACATGTAGAATATGTGGCTCAGCAACATTCATCTTATGCACAGCATAAGGCTTAATCTCTGGAAATAGTGCATGCATAATTTTATTTCATTCCATTAAGTTATTTTGCTAAAGACTTCTTAACAACGGTCACACCCTCTTCACCATTAACATCTTTAATACCCGCTAGCCATGTTTTTAATAAATCTGGATGTTTTTGTAAATACGCTTTAGCCGCTACTTTAGCTGGTACTTTATTTTCTAAAATATCCGCCATTAGTGCATTTTCCATATCCACTGTAAAGCGAATCTGGCTCACTAATTTAGCCTCAGCTGGACAACGTTTTTGGAAATCAGATGAAATCAGTGTAAATACTTTGGCACTACCATAGTTAGCACCGAATACTTCATCCCCCCCCTCTAAATACTTCATATCAATTTGACGATTCATAGGGTGAGGCTCCCAACCCAAAAACACAATGGGTTTTTTGGCTTTAACTGCACGCTGTACTTGACTAAGCATAGCCGCTTCGCTTGATTCTCTTAATTTAAAACCACCTAAATCAAAAAGATTTTCGGTTATCATTTTATCAATAAGCATATTGCCATCATTACCAGCCTCGACACCAAATATCTGCCCATTAAGCTCCTTTTTAAACTTAGCAATATCACTGAATGATTTAAGACCCGCATCATAAGCATAAGTAGGAACTGCAAGCGTGTACTTAGCACCCTCTAGATTTGCCTTTTCAGGCACAATGATTGTTTTATCAGCAATATAAGGTGCTGCTAACGTATCCATCGTTGGTGACCAATAACCTAAGAAAGCATCTATTTTTCCTCTTGAAACACTGGTAAAAGCGATAGGAACAGAAATAGTAGGAACACTTACATTAAGCCCTAAACCTTCAGCAACAACACTTACCATTGCTGTTGTTGCACTAATATCAGCCCAACCAGACTCTGCTAGCTTAATACTTTGACAACTCGTTGATAACTGCGATTCATCAGCAAACACAAATAGACTGGTTGTTAACCCTAATAATCCTGTACATAACATCGTTCTCAACTTGCGCACTTCTTATCTCCCAATATTACAATTCGTTGCTAGTCACATTACGCTATTTTATCTTGATAGCAAAATATTCTTTATTCATTTAAGATAGACTTAAGATAAATTATCAGATATTTTACTTCATTACCCTTAATAGATTGTGTTAATTTCTTATGAGCCATAACAATTATACATCTCGCCCTATCGTACTCTGTCTATCTGGTCATGACCCTAGTGGTGGAGCAGGAATCCAAGCAGACATAGAAGCAATACTTGCTCAAAATTGCCATGCAGCCCCAACTATCACAGCATTAACTGTACAAAATACAGTAGATGTTATCGATTTTAAAGTACTTGATAGAGAATGGGTATTAGCACAAGCCAATGCTGTATTAAAAGATATGTCCGTATCCGCCATTAAACTAGGTATGCTTGGCAATATGGAGATGGTTGATACTATTATTGAAATAGTTAAAGAAAACCCTAATCTACCTCTTGTTTGCGATCCTGTTTTACGTGCAGGTGGTGGTGGTGCTTTGGGAAAAGGGGATATTGCTTATGCTATACGAGAAAAACTGTTACCCCTTGCGACAATTGCCACTCCTAATCTTCCAGAAGCACGCATTCTAGCAGAGCTTCCAGAAGGCTCTGCCGATGAGTGTGCCGAAAAACTTTTATCGTATTGTAAACACCTACTCATTAAAGGTGGACATGAGTCAGACCCCATCATTTCTAATCGGCTATATAACCAACAAGGTGAGCGACACATTTTTACCTGCGAACGCTTACCGGGCAACTTCCATGGTTCAGGCTGTACACTCGCCAGTGCTTTATCAGGACGTCTCGCTCTTGGTGAAGAACTGGTCAGCGCTGTTGAAACAGCATTAAGTTATACATGGAGAACACTGAGAGATGCTGAGTCTCCAGGGCATGGCCAATACATTCCCCGTCGTCTACCATTAGACTTCTGCTCATGAAATTACATGGTCTTTATGGTATAACTGATACTGAATTATTAGCCAATGGCCGCCTATTACCTTATGTAGAGGCAGCCTTAAAAGGTGGTATGCAGGTTTTACAATACCGAGATAAAACACAAGACACAGCTCGTCGCTATGAAGA
Coding sequences within it:
- the pip gene encoding prolyl aminopeptidase; this encodes MHALFPEIKPYAVHKMNVAEPHILHVEESGSPTGLPVLFLHGGPGGGCDENSARFFDPTIYRIITFDQRGCGKSTPYASLENNTTWDLVSDIEVIRQKLLIDQWVVFGGSWGSTLALAYAQAHSNRVLGLILRGIFLCRPSEIKWFYQEGASRLFPDFWEDYIAPIPINERNDLVQAFYKRLTSTDETIQLEVAKAWSGWEGRTITLVPNSKVSDTFLEPKKALAMARIECHYFMNNAHLEPNQLLNDMDKIAHIPGVIVHGRYDVICPLDNAWQLHKLWPNSELNIIGESGHSAFERGTADALIRATYNIAHRLLTQF
- the choX gene encoding choline ABC transporter substrate-binding protein, coding for MRKLRTMLCTGLLGLTTSLFVFADESQLSTSCQSIKLAESGWADISATTAMVSVVAEGLGLNVSVPTISVPIAFTSVSRGKIDAFLGYWSPTMDTLAAPYIADKTIIVPEKANLEGAKYTLAVPTYAYDAGLKSFSDIAKFKKELNGQIFGVEAGNDGNMLIDKMITENLFDLGGFKLRESSEAAMLSQVQRAVKAKKPIVFLGWEPHPMNRQIDMKYLEGGDEVFGANYGSAKVFTLISSDFQKRCPAEAKLVSQIRFTVDMENALMADILENKVPAKVAAKAYLQKHPDLLKTWLAGIKDVNGEEGVTVVKKSLAK
- a CDS encoding hydroxymethylpyrimidine/phosphomethylpyrimidine kinase; the protein is MSHNNYTSRPIVLCLSGHDPSGGAGIQADIEAILAQNCHAAPTITALTVQNTVDVIDFKVLDREWVLAQANAVLKDMSVSAIKLGMLGNMEMVDTIIEIVKENPNLPLVCDPVLRAGGGGALGKGDIAYAIREKLLPLATIATPNLPEARILAELPEGSADECAEKLLSYCKHLLIKGGHESDPIISNRLYNQQGERHIFTCERLPGNFHGSGCTLASALSGRLALGEELVSAVETALSYTWRTLRDAESPGHGQYIPRRLPLDFCS